One Gordonia sp. SID5947 genomic region harbors:
- a CDS encoding MCE family protein codes for MKRPNVKRWIPATRQARLAVVAVVLVVLAVAGLFAGYRQLNRPTTIDAIFGTTTGIYVGDDVRVAGVKVGKIAAIEPQGTTVRMKLNIDHGIEIPADARAIIVAQNLVADRYVQLTPAYVNRGPVIADGATIPREHTAVPVEWDEVKDQLTRLATDLGPQGDVSESSVGRFVNSTSRALDGNGKKLSETLGELGNLAQLLGENTGNIADTIRNVQTFVSAVRDSGAQIVQFENRLATLTSVLNGSRSDLDAALKNLARAVQDVQRFVVANRDAASEQVRRLASVTQVLVDHDADLEQLLHAFPTNLSNFYNIYNPDTGTETGVFTVNNFSNPIQFICSSVASIENLTAAEGAKRCRKYLGPIAPMLSFNYLPVPVNPVLGPDPSNVIYSEKSLMPSKSQNTSAQSRDELLFPGQRGRR; via the coding sequence ATGAAACGGCCGAACGTGAAACGGTGGATACCGGCGACACGTCAGGCGCGCCTCGCCGTTGTGGCGGTGGTCCTGGTCGTCCTCGCGGTGGCCGGCTTGTTTGCGGGGTATCGGCAACTGAACCGGCCGACCACCATCGACGCGATCTTCGGCACCACCACGGGCATCTACGTGGGCGATGACGTCCGTGTCGCGGGCGTCAAGGTCGGGAAGATCGCCGCGATCGAACCGCAGGGCACGACTGTCCGCATGAAACTGAACATCGATCACGGCATCGAGATCCCGGCGGACGCCCGGGCGATCATCGTCGCGCAGAATCTGGTCGCCGACCGGTACGTGCAACTGACACCGGCGTATGTGAACCGCGGCCCGGTCATCGCCGATGGCGCGACCATCCCGCGGGAACATACTGCGGTACCGGTCGAGTGGGACGAGGTCAAAGACCAGCTCACTCGTCTGGCAACGGATCTCGGACCGCAGGGTGATGTCTCGGAGAGCTCGGTCGGACGATTCGTCAACAGCACCTCACGTGCCCTGGACGGCAATGGCAAGAAGCTGAGCGAGACGCTCGGGGAGCTGGGCAATCTGGCTCAACTCCTCGGCGAGAACACCGGGAACATCGCCGACACGATCAGGAATGTGCAGACCTTTGTCAGCGCAGTGCGTGACAGCGGTGCGCAGATCGTGCAGTTCGAGAATCGGTTGGCAACGCTGACATCGGTGCTGAACGGCAGCCGATCCGACCTCGACGCGGCGCTGAAGAATCTTGCGCGCGCTGTCCAGGACGTCCAACGCTTTGTCGTCGCCAATCGAGATGCCGCGTCCGAACAGGTGCGCCGACTCGCCTCCGTGACCCAGGTCCTCGTCGATCACGACGCCGATCTGGAACAGCTGTTGCACGCGTTCCCGACGAATCTCTCGAACTTCTACAACATCTACAACCCCGACACCGGCACCGAGACGGGTGTCTTCACCGTCAACAATTTCTCGAATCCGATCCAGTTCATCTGCTCGTCGGTTGCCAGCATCGAGAACCTGACGGCTGCCGAAGGTGCGAAGAGGTGCCGGAAGTACCTCGGTCCGATCGCCCCCATGCTGTCGTTCAATTATCTTCCGGTGCCTGTCAATCCGGTGCTGGGGCCGGATCCGTCGAATGTGATCTACAGCGAGAAGAGCCTGATGCCGAGCAAATCGCAGAACACGAGTGCACAGTCGCGCGACGAGTTGCTCTTCCCCGGACAGCGAGGACGACGATGA
- a CDS encoding cytochrome P450, producing MTSSTTSDVRYDPYDVKLNADPYPMFRALREEAPLYYNAEHDFYALSRHEDVTAALNDYETFSSSRGAILELIKANIDIPPGVLIFEDPPIHDIHRKLLARMFTPRKIFALEPQVRDFCAASLDPLVGTGNFDFVKDLGAQMPMKVIGMLLGIPEEDQEAIRDFANDQMRTEEGKPMKAAEEGMVSGDIFGAYIDWRAEHPSDDIMTELLNVEFEDETGEVRKLSRDELLTYVNVVSGAGNETTTRLIGWAGKVLAEHPDQRRELVENPDLIPNAIEELLRFEAPAPHVARYVTRDIELHGRKVPEGSVMMMLIASANRDHRQFPPDGDVFDIHRKTKQHLTFSVGTHFCLGSALARLEGRIALEEILKRFPEWDVDLSKASLSPTSTVRGWDTLPATF from the coding sequence GTGACGAGCAGTACGACGAGCGACGTCCGGTACGACCCGTATGACGTCAAGCTCAACGCAGACCCGTATCCGATGTTCAGAGCTCTCCGTGAAGAGGCGCCGCTCTACTACAACGCTGAGCACGACTTCTACGCCCTGAGCAGGCATGAGGACGTCACCGCCGCCCTCAACGACTACGAGACGTTCAGCTCGAGTCGCGGCGCGATCCTCGAGCTCATCAAGGCCAACATCGACATCCCACCGGGTGTGCTGATCTTCGAGGACCCGCCGATTCACGACATCCATCGAAAGCTCCTCGCCCGGATGTTCACACCCCGCAAGATATTCGCGCTCGAACCACAGGTCCGGGACTTCTGCGCGGCGTCACTCGACCCGCTGGTGGGGACCGGGAATTTCGATTTCGTGAAAGACCTGGGCGCACAGATGCCCATGAAGGTCATCGGCATGCTGCTCGGTATCCCGGAGGAAGACCAGGAGGCCATTCGCGACTTCGCCAACGACCAGATGCGCACCGAAGAGGGCAAACCGATGAAGGCGGCCGAGGAAGGGATGGTCTCCGGCGACATCTTCGGCGCCTACATCGACTGGCGCGCCGAGCATCCGTCAGACGACATCATGACGGAACTGCTCAACGTCGAGTTCGAGGACGAGACCGGAGAGGTCCGCAAACTGAGCCGCGACGAATTGCTGACCTACGTCAACGTCGTGTCCGGTGCGGGCAACGAGACCACCACCAGGCTCATCGGCTGGGCCGGCAAGGTGTTGGCGGAGCATCCTGATCAACGCCGGGAACTCGTCGAGAATCCGGATCTCATCCCGAACGCCATCGAGGAGTTGCTGAGGTTCGAGGCTCCGGCCCCGCACGTCGCCCGCTATGTCACCCGCGACATCGAACTCCACGGGAGGAAGGTGCCCGAAGGCAGCGTGATGATGATGCTCATCGCGTCCGCCAATCGCGATCACCGGCAATTCCCGCCAGACGGCGATGTCTTCGACATCCACCGAAAGACCAAGCAGCACCTGACCTTCAGCGTCGGCACCCACTTCTGTCTCGGCTCCGCCCTGGCACGTCTCGAGGGACGCATCGCTCTCGAGGAGATCCTCAAGCGATTCCCGGAATGGGACGTCGATCTCTCCAAGGCATCGCTGTCGCCGACCTCGACGGTTCGTGGCTGGGACACACTGCCGGCCACATTCTGA
- a CDS encoding ABC transporter permease: MMGADAFRFMFRRPFQGREFVDQSWFVARVSLVPTLLVAIPFTVLVSFTINILLRELGAADLSGAGAAFGAVTQVGPMVTVLIVAGAGATAMCADLGSRTIREEIEAMEVLGINPVQRLVTPRVLASGLVALLLNSLVCVIGVVGGYVFSVFVQGVNPGAFAAGLTLLTGTQEVIISSVKALVFGLIAGVVACYRGLIVTGGAKSVGNAVNETVVYAFMALFVVNVVITAIGVQMTAG, from the coding sequence ATGATGGGAGCCGACGCCTTCAGGTTCATGTTCCGGAGGCCGTTCCAGGGTCGTGAATTCGTCGATCAATCCTGGTTTGTCGCCCGGGTGTCGCTGGTTCCCACCTTGCTGGTGGCGATCCCGTTCACGGTGCTGGTCAGCTTCACCATCAACATCCTGCTTCGCGAACTCGGTGCTGCCGATCTGAGCGGTGCTGGCGCAGCGTTCGGCGCGGTCACACAGGTCGGCCCGATGGTCACCGTGCTGATCGTGGCCGGCGCCGGTGCCACCGCCATGTGCGCGGACCTGGGTTCCCGCACGATCCGTGAGGAGATCGAGGCGATGGAGGTACTCGGGATCAATCCGGTGCAGCGCCTGGTGACCCCCCGGGTGCTCGCGTCGGGTCTCGTGGCGTTGTTGCTCAACAGTCTCGTGTGCGTCATCGGTGTCGTCGGCGGGTACGTCTTCTCGGTGTTCGTCCAGGGCGTCAATCCAGGGGCCTTCGCCGCCGGGTTGACACTGTTGACGGGTACCCAGGAGGTGATCATCTCGTCGGTGAAGGCGCTCGTGTTCGGGCTGATCGCGGGGGTGGTGGCCTGTTACCGCGGGCTGATCGTCACCGGTGGTGCCAAATCTGTGGGGAACGCGGTGAACGAGACAGTCGTCTACGCTTTCATGGCGCTCTTCGTGGTCAACGTGGTGATCACCGCTATCGGCGTCCAGATGACGGCGGGGTGA
- a CDS encoding MCE family protein: protein MRLRLHPTTLKFAAFTTVMLFVAVFLLLVFSDHQSGDTERYRAVFTDVSGLKSGDTVRIAGVRVGTVHNVDLGADNKVRVTFDVDREVGLPTGSGAAVRYLNLVGDRYLEVTEGHGTSMMHGGSEIPASLTKPALDLDVLLGGLKPVIAGLEPKQVNALSSAVLDVLQGQGGTVRALFEGSSSLFTTLGKNVGVIEQLIDQLKKVMLTLDGDRTRFGETIDRLDTVIGDLTRDRDPIGAAITALDKGTSDVASLLTQARPPLSGSIDQLSRLAPNLTHDMPTLENAVQRAPENFRKLVRTGTYGNFIQYYVCAVSVRVSDPSGKVVELPWIQQTKGRCSG, encoded by the coding sequence GTGAGACTCAGGCTCCATCCCACGACGCTCAAGTTCGCGGCGTTCACCACGGTCATGCTGTTCGTCGCGGTGTTCCTCCTGCTGGTGTTCAGTGACCACCAGTCCGGCGACACCGAGCGGTACCGCGCAGTCTTCACCGATGTATCGGGGCTGAAGTCCGGCGACACGGTGCGTATCGCCGGGGTGCGAGTGGGCACCGTCCACAACGTCGACCTCGGTGCGGACAACAAGGTCCGCGTGACGTTCGACGTTGACCGCGAGGTCGGCCTACCGACCGGCAGCGGCGCAGCGGTCCGATACCTCAACCTGGTCGGCGACCGATACCTCGAGGTCACGGAGGGGCACGGAACGTCGATGATGCACGGCGGCAGCGAGATCCCGGCATCGTTGACAAAGCCGGCCCTCGATCTGGATGTGCTGCTCGGTGGACTGAAACCGGTCATCGCCGGTCTCGAGCCGAAACAGGTGAACGCCCTCAGTTCCGCTGTGCTCGATGTGCTCCAGGGGCAGGGCGGGACGGTGCGCGCCCTGTTCGAAGGGAGCTCATCGCTGTTCACCACCCTCGGAAAGAACGTGGGCGTCATCGAGCAGCTGATCGACCAGCTGAAAAAGGTCATGCTCACGCTCGACGGTGACCGGACGCGGTTCGGCGAGACCATCGACAGGCTCGACACGGTGATCGGCGACCTGACCAGAGACCGAGATCCGATCGGGGCAGCGATCACGGCGCTCGACAAGGGAACGTCCGACGTCGCGAGCCTGTTGACGCAGGCGCGTCCGCCACTGTCCGGTTCCATCGACCAGTTGTCCAGGCTGGCACCGAATCTGACGCACGACATGCCGACACTCGAGAATGCCGTCCAACGTGCTCCGGAGAACTTCCGCAAGTTGGTCCGCACCGGCACCTACGGAAACTTCATCCAGTACTACGTGTGCGCAGTGAGCGTCCGGGTTTCGGACCCTTCCGGGAAGGTTGTCGAGCTGCCCTGGATCCAGCAGACGAAGGGGAGGTGCTCGGGCTGA
- a CDS encoding ferredoxin, with protein MRMKIDVNFGVCESNGLCAGAAPDVFDLDDDDNLHLLRETVTPEIESAVRDAVRQCPRRAISIHD; from the coding sequence ATCCGCATGAAGATCGACGTGAATTTCGGCGTCTGTGAGAGCAACGGACTCTGCGCGGGTGCCGCACCCGATGTCTTCGATCTCGACGACGACGACAACCTACACCTGCTCCGTGAGACGGTGACGCCGGAGATCGAATCGGCGGTCCGCGACGCAGTCCGGCAGTGCCCTCGTCGTGCCATCTCCATCCACGACTGA
- a CDS encoding FAD-binding protein, translating to MLSDDGRPIVGLYAAGNCTASVMGRKYLGAGATIGPSVVFSYVAADDAAARVET from the coding sequence GTGTTGTCAGACGATGGCCGACCGATCGTCGGCCTCTACGCCGCCGGCAACTGCACTGCGTCGGTGATGGGGCGCAAATACCTCGGGGCAGGCGCGACGATCGGTCCCTCGGTGGTGTTCTCCTACGTAGCGGCCGATGATGCGGCCGCACGGGTCGAGACCTAG
- a CDS encoding MCE family protein, protein MSKEVTRPLAGAVMLVIIVALVGVAAMMFAGMTQQSAHVTVTAPRAGLVMDPDAKVQMRGVTVGRVSKIDFDQKDTAELTLEIAPGELEKIPGNVGARIAAPTVFGAKGVELVTPDHPSGRLRADQVLSAKDVEVEVNTVFGDLTEVLSQIRPAELNAALSAISTGLSGRGEQFGQMLSDVNSFMYHTNSALPALRSLLRDAPEVMRVYADTSRPLLGAVRHTSGISDTLVAEQRNLDAFLTSLIGLSNTGDDVLRDNRKSLAKVLKLLVPTSALTDEYNEALTCALDGFGNLAVSPPADFPGLGLSANFLWGAEPYTQSEKPKVAASGGPQCSVLPVKYQQRPPYVVTDTGANPYDGGRKSLELNVKSLQQALFGPIPDGAPR, encoded by the coding sequence ATGTCCAAGGAAGTCACGCGACCATTGGCCGGTGCAGTGATGCTGGTGATCATCGTCGCGCTGGTGGGGGTCGCCGCCATGATGTTCGCCGGTATGACCCAGCAGTCCGCACACGTGACGGTGACTGCGCCACGTGCCGGCCTGGTGATGGACCCGGATGCCAAGGTGCAGATGCGCGGGGTCACGGTCGGTCGTGTCTCGAAGATCGATTTCGACCAGAAGGACACCGCCGAGCTGACGTTGGAGATCGCGCCGGGTGAGCTCGAGAAGATCCCGGGCAACGTCGGCGCCCGCATCGCCGCGCCGACGGTATTCGGCGCCAAGGGTGTCGAGCTGGTCACGCCGGATCATCCGTCCGGGCGTCTGCGCGCCGATCAGGTGCTGAGCGCCAAGGATGTGGAGGTCGAGGTGAACACGGTGTTCGGCGATCTCACGGAGGTCCTCTCGCAGATTCGGCCCGCCGAGCTCAACGCCGCGCTGAGTGCGATCTCCACCGGCCTGAGCGGTCGCGGCGAACAGTTCGGTCAGATGCTCAGCGATGTGAACAGCTTCATGTACCACACCAACTCGGCATTACCCGCCCTGCGATCTCTCTTACGTGACGCACCGGAGGTGATGCGTGTGTACGCCGACACCAGTCGGCCGCTGCTCGGCGCGGTGAGACACACGAGCGGCATCAGTGACACGCTGGTTGCCGAGCAGCGAAACCTCGATGCCTTCCTGACCAGCCTCATCGGCCTGTCCAACACGGGTGACGATGTGTTGCGCGACAACCGCAAGTCCCTGGCCAAGGTATTGAAGCTGCTGGTCCCGACCTCCGCGCTGACGGATGAGTACAACGAGGCGCTGACGTGTGCTCTCGATGGCTTCGGCAACCTGGCGGTGTCCCCGCCCGCCGACTTCCCAGGACTGGGGCTCTCCGCGAACTTCCTGTGGGGCGCCGAGCCGTACACGCAGAGCGAGAAGCCCAAGGTGGCTGCCTCGGGTGGCCCGCAGTGCTCGGTGTTGCCGGTGAAATACCAACAGAGACCTCCGTACGTGGTGACCGACACCGGAGCGAACCCGTACGACGGAGGACGAAAGTCGTTGGAATTGAATGTGAAGAGTCTTCAGCAGGCATTGTTCGGCCCGATTCCGGACGGAGCACCCCGGTGA
- a CDS encoding MlaD family protein: protein MILSRFVRIQLAIFTVLAIIATWMMLFSYMQVQSKLGVGRINVTLDAPVTGGLYKFANVSYRGVDVGKVTDVSLTDNGIRATLSISSDQHIPSNLKADIRSMSAVGELYVDLRPHTSDPPYLHDGSVIESDAVNVPPPVAPMLEKLNGLVTSIPKDRLFTLVDQLNQSLGGRGYDLQRLVSSSSTLAAGLKDVGNQTGALLNDSVPLVDSQVESTDAIRVWTKNLEGFTGQLATNTPQVRKLLSAGPGFADEVEKTLDSVKLTLPVLLGNLTTVGQLAVTYNAGLEQILVLLPPAISMIQAVQPNRNGTQRGLGTFRISGTSDPPACTVGFLPPSKWRPPEDTSTIDTPKDLYCKLPQDSPIGVRGARNIPCLTKPGKRAATAAMCNSDEQFRPLATRQPVIGPYPPDPSLQRQGVTPSGYHGGESSTRPTVATAQYDPDDGSYVGEDGTRYRQADLTQKGRESTWQGMFPR from the coding sequence ATGATCCTCTCGAGGTTCGTTCGTATCCAATTGGCCATCTTCACCGTGCTGGCGATCATCGCGACGTGGATGATGCTGTTCTCCTATATGCAGGTTCAGTCGAAGCTCGGGGTCGGAAGGATCAACGTCACCCTCGACGCGCCGGTCACGGGAGGGCTCTACAAGTTCGCAAATGTGAGCTATCGAGGCGTCGACGTCGGCAAGGTCACCGATGTGTCGCTGACCGACAACGGGATTCGGGCCACGCTGTCGATCAGTAGCGACCAGCACATACCCAGCAACCTCAAGGCCGACATCCGAAGCATGTCGGCCGTCGGAGAACTCTACGTCGACCTTCGGCCGCACACGAGCGATCCGCCCTATCTCCACGACGGCTCGGTCATCGAATCGGATGCCGTGAACGTGCCGCCGCCGGTAGCGCCGATGCTGGAGAAATTGAACGGACTGGTGACCAGCATTCCGAAGGACCGACTGTTCACACTCGTCGACCAACTGAACCAGAGTCTCGGGGGGCGGGGCTACGATCTGCAGAGGTTGGTGTCCTCGTCGTCGACCCTGGCCGCAGGCCTGAAAGACGTCGGAAACCAGACCGGCGCGCTGCTGAACGATTCGGTGCCTCTGGTGGATTCACAGGTCGAGAGCACCGACGCGATCCGGGTGTGGACAAAGAATCTCGAGGGCTTCACCGGCCAGTTGGCCACCAACACCCCACAGGTCCGCAAGCTCCTCAGCGCCGGGCCCGGGTTTGCCGACGAGGTCGAGAAGACGCTCGACTCTGTCAAGCTCACACTGCCGGTGTTGCTCGGCAACCTGACCACGGTGGGCCAGCTGGCAGTCACCTATAACGCCGGCCTGGAACAGATCCTTGTCCTGCTGCCGCCTGCCATCTCGATGATCCAGGCGGTTCAGCCGAACCGCAACGGTACACAGCGAGGCCTCGGTACGTTCCGGATCAGCGGCACCTCCGACCCGCCGGCGTGTACCGTCGGATTCCTTCCGCCGTCGAAATGGCGGCCCCCGGAGGACACCAGCACGATCGACACACCCAAAGATCTGTATTGCAAACTGCCACAGGACAGTCCGATCGGTGTGCGCGGAGCCCGCAACATCCCGTGTCTGACCAAGCCGGGCAAGCGTGCGGCCACAGCGGCGATGTGCAACAGCGACGAGCAGTTCCGTCCGCTGGCCACCCGCCAACCCGTGATCGGTCCGTACCCACCGGACCCGAGCCTGCAGCGTCAGGGCGTGACGCCGTCCGGGTATCACGGCGGTGAGTCGTCGACACGGCCGACCGTGGCGACGGCGCAGTACGACCCTGACGATGGCAGCTATGTGGGTGAGGACGGAACCCGTTATCGACAAGCAGATCTCACCCAGAAGGGCCGCGAGTCGACGTGGCAGGGGATGTTCCCGCGGTGA
- a CDS encoding mycofactocin-coupled SDR family oxidoreductase, with the protein MTGRVDGKVAFITGAGRGQGRTHAVRLAAEGADIIAVDVCEPIDGVPFDLATEDDLAETAELVKAHDRRVVTAKVDVRDLDALTKAVQTGVDQLGRLDIVAANAGIATGGSSLEDMDRKTWQDMIDVNMTGVWHTAKAAIPHIVAGGRGGSIVLTSSVGGLKSYPFCGHYVTAKHGVIGIMRTLAIELAQNNIRVNSVHPTQVNTAMIMNDATYKMFRPDLENPGPDDFAPLSQMMNTLPVPWVEPEDISNAVLFLASDEARYITGVTLPVDAGACLK; encoded by the coding sequence ATGACCGGAAGAGTAGACGGAAAGGTCGCCTTCATCACCGGCGCCGGGCGCGGGCAGGGCCGCACTCACGCCGTCCGGCTCGCAGCGGAGGGCGCAGACATCATCGCGGTCGACGTCTGCGAGCCGATCGATGGTGTGCCCTTCGATCTGGCCACCGAGGATGATCTGGCGGAGACCGCCGAGCTCGTGAAAGCGCACGACCGTCGGGTGGTGACCGCCAAAGTCGATGTACGTGATCTCGACGCTCTCACCAAGGCCGTCCAGACCGGTGTGGACCAGCTCGGTCGTCTCGACATCGTCGCTGCGAATGCGGGGATCGCCACCGGCGGTTCATCTCTCGAGGACATGGACCGTAAGACCTGGCAGGACATGATCGACGTCAACATGACCGGGGTGTGGCACACCGCGAAGGCGGCCATTCCGCACATCGTCGCGGGCGGGCGGGGCGGCTCGATCGTTCTCACCAGCTCGGTCGGCGGACTCAAGTCCTACCCGTTCTGCGGGCACTACGTCACCGCCAAGCACGGTGTCATCGGGATCATGCGAACACTGGCCATCGAGCTTGCGCAGAACAACATCCGTGTCAACTCGGTCCACCCGACCCAGGTCAACACCGCAATGATCATGAACGACGCGACGTACAAGATGTTCCGTCCGGACCTGGAGAACCCCGGCCCCGACGACTTCGCTCCCCTGTCTCAGATGATGAACACGCTGCCGGTTCCGTGGGTGGAACCCGAGGACATCAGCAATGCGGTCCTTTTCCTCGCATCCGACGAGGCCCGGTACATCACCGGTGTCACGTTGCCGGTCGACGCCGGCGCTTGCCTGAAGTAG
- a CDS encoding MCE family protein gives MLRYRGAGLIRSGFVGLSLIALLVMAGLNMAKAATWFTSVTYHADFEEAAGLSNGADVTVSGARVGSVSDVKLENGQARVAFTVAQGTRLGTTTTVQIRTGSLLGQRILTVEPSGSGTLGPSDVIPATRTSSPYSLNEAVDDLTNNSSGIDTKALNKSLDVLSTTMTDVAPDLGPTFDGLAEMSRGINSRNEALRTLLSTTRDVTSVIGSRATRVNSLILNANLLLDTLVDRRQAISSLLVNTSAVAKELSNLVADNQEQLKPTLTQLNSVLAMLERNRDDLGKALAGYVKVSQTQGEAVSSGPFYQAYVANLLPGPLLQPFIDRAFGVHPEAKFPLPGAQIPLPGGGR, from the coding sequence ATGCTGAGATATCGCGGTGCGGGTCTGATCAGATCCGGTTTCGTGGGGCTCTCGCTGATAGCGCTGCTGGTGATGGCCGGTCTGAACATGGCGAAGGCCGCCACCTGGTTCACCTCCGTCACGTATCACGCGGACTTCGAAGAGGCGGCAGGACTCTCCAACGGTGCCGATGTCACCGTCTCGGGCGCGCGCGTCGGTTCCGTATCTGATGTGAAGTTGGAGAACGGACAGGCGAGGGTGGCCTTCACCGTCGCCCAGGGCACGCGCCTCGGCACCACCACAACCGTGCAGATCAGGACCGGATCGCTTCTGGGGCAGCGCATTCTGACGGTGGAGCCGTCCGGGTCGGGCACCCTCGGGCCCTCGGATGTCATCCCGGCGACTCGTACCTCGTCGCCGTATTCGCTGAACGAGGCGGTCGATGACCTGACGAACAACTCCTCGGGTATCGACACAAAGGCATTGAACAAGTCGCTGGATGTGTTGTCGACGACGATGACCGATGTGGCTCCCGATCTGGGACCGACCTTCGACGGGCTCGCGGAGATGTCGCGGGGTATCAACTCCCGCAACGAGGCCCTGCGCACCCTGCTGTCGACCACCAGGGACGTCACGTCGGTGATCGGATCGCGTGCGACCCGGGTGAACTCACTGATACTCAACGCGAACCTTCTCCTCGACACACTCGTGGATCGGCGTCAGGCCATCTCGTCGTTGCTGGTCAACACCTCGGCGGTCGCGAAGGAACTGTCGAACCTGGTGGCCGACAATCAGGAACAATTGAAGCCGACATTGACCCAGCTGAACTCTGTGCTCGCCATGCTCGAGCGCAACCGTGACGACCTGGGAAAGGCGCTCGCCGGCTACGTGAAGGTGTCACAGACCCAGGGCGAAGCGGTGTCGAGTGGCCCGTTCTACCAGGCCTACGTCGCAAATCTCCTGCCCGGCCCGCTGCTCCAGCCGTTCATCGATCGGGCATTCGGCGTCCACCCGGAGGCCAAGTTCCCATTGCCCGGAGCGCAGATACCGTTGCCTGGTGGTGGCCGATGA
- a CDS encoding MlaD family protein produces MRRGARRLSLMGMVVTLFCVALLGTGCEWNGVNSLALPGTVGTSGDDYHITVEIANVGTLSENSPVFVDDVEVGSVGEMRVRAWHAVVDVRLKKGTVVPGNAKATVGQTSLLGSMHLALDPPGASRRSVSSRLTRRFRLLARRPIRRPKRHWRRCRRWSTAAVWDNWVGSSVR; encoded by the coding sequence ATGAGGCGAGGGGCACGACGGCTGTCGCTGATGGGCATGGTCGTGACGCTGTTCTGTGTGGCGCTGCTGGGCACCGGATGTGAGTGGAACGGAGTGAACTCACTGGCGCTGCCGGGTACCGTCGGTACCTCCGGAGACGACTATCACATCACCGTCGAGATCGCGAATGTCGGCACGCTGTCCGAGAATTCACCGGTCTTCGTCGATGATGTGGAAGTTGGCAGCGTAGGTGAGATGCGGGTGCGTGCGTGGCATGCCGTGGTCGACGTGCGTCTGAAGAAGGGCACGGTGGTACCGGGGAATGCCAAAGCGACCGTGGGGCAGACGAGTCTGTTGGGATCGATGCACCTGGCGCTGGATCCCCCAGGGGCGAGTCGCCGGTCGGTCAGCTCGCGCCTGACTCGACGATTCCGCTTGCTCGCTCGGCGTCCTATCCGTCGACCGAAGAGACACTGGCGGCGGTGTCGTCGGTGGTCAACGGCGGCGGTCTGGGACAACTGGGTGGGATCATCCGTTCGCTGA